The window AATATGTATGCTGTCCTTCCGTATTCCCGCTTCATTTTCTCTGCTTCTAGGgatttggcttttttttttttttggttggcttGAGTAGGTATTCTCATTTTCGCTGTTCAACTGTTTCTCTACTGCCTAGTGCCTACTGGGTCATCTGACGAATCTGGGTAAGATTTATTTCTTCCTTTGAAATttctttcctatttttttttgtctctctctctctttcggtGGAGCTTAGAACGAATTggggttttagggtttcttcaGAATCTgtgaaattttgtaaatttagcaaaaaaaaagcttgacgCTTTATGTGTTGGTTGAtccagggtttttttttttttagggtttctcaaaaGTCATGAGTGGGAAATCATCAGCTCGTTTGGAAAAATCGGGGAAGAACAAGACGATCTCGCCGGTGGATACTGCCGGAATAAGCAATTTATTTGCTCAAGAGGGTATTTTGGCGACAAAACATGAAATTCTCAAGGAGAATCATGAGAATCTGCTCAATGATTACAAAATCCTTGAGGAAAATTTCAAGCATGTCAATGAGATGAATGAGGTGATGAAGTTGCATCTTGAAACCCCGATCAAGGAGCTCGAGGCTAAGAATCAGCGATTGCTCGATgagttggagaaagagagaagtgagaCGGAGGAGTataagaaggagatgaagagaaTGGAGAGTGAGAAAGAGACCCTCATCAATGAAATGAGGGTTAAGAATCAGGAGCTCTTGACTGCGAAAGAGAAAGGAGAGGAGAAGCTGAAGATGATGGTGGACAAGTATGGTGCATTAAAAGAGAGATCTAGTGCGGCTGAATCACAATGTTCATTCTTGAAATCGCTCTTTGATGCTAACAATCACACCAGTCTAGGAGGATGTAACGATGTGTCTTTCACGGATGAGGTTACTGTGGTGGATGATGATCATAATGTGACTGGCAAGAATGAGGAGGCTCTTGCTGTGGATAATCATAACAATGTGACTCTCACGAATGAGGTTATTGTGGTGGATGATGATAATGTGACTTTCAAGACTGAGGTTATTGTGGTTGATGGTCATAATGTGAATAACACTGCAGCAGGTATGCGCCTCATGTATGTTTGGTTAAAGCTCTACAATGTAAAATCTCTCTTGTAAGAAAGTTTTATTCGAGTCTACTCTGTTGTGTGCAGATGCGATTGTGATCAGTGACGAGAGTGATGCCGAAGATGATAATCCTACTCCAAGAAAGAGCAACATCATCCCTCAATGGCCTGTTAATataaaacaagaaccacaaTCCGACGTaccaaactcatcaaaagcaAATTATGTATTGTCACcatcttcgtcatcatcatcttcatcatcatcagatgaaTATGTATCAGTTCAGCTTCCCGTTAAAAGGTCCCGGGATTATTATAACAAAGTCTTGAAAACAGTGAACACAGAGTTCGAAGTTGAAGTTGCTCACTCTTAAAGTTAAGCTAGTGCTAGTGTAAGGTGTAAACTTATCATCAGTCTCCGgtgtattgtttgttttgtcccggagttttaacattttttttaggaGCTAATCCAAAACGATTAGGtgaatattttgtttgtctGTTTTTGTAAACAGCATATGTTCGGAATTACTCGGCTCTATTATCAAATAGTGAATCTATTTGAGTTCTTCTTCAGGTTGCTTTGATTCTTAAGTCACTACGTCATTAGCATTGTATAAGTGTAATTAGTGATTTATCATGAATTAGCtcaattaaaatatcattattagaAATAACGCTTATTTAAATGGATTCTCACTTTCTCAGAGTACTTAACAAAGTTggctcttcttcctcattctcTACAGTCGCTCTCTCTAGAAACTTCTTCATCGTCGCTCAAATTCGTACGGAACAATTCTTCGATCTTCATCGCGTAAgttctcttctctgtttctcccGTTTTATTGTAGAATCTTAAGCTAGGTTGTTCGGGTTGTAATCGTATGGGTTTTTAGACTTGGAATCGAAATCTGTTGCGGTGATTTAGTTTAGCAGATTCAATCGCGCAGCCAGTAGAAAACCTAATTCGAAATCTGTTCCTGATGTTAATAATCATTACGTTTCTGCGTTCGACTCGGAATCCGAACTTCATGAGCATAATTTCGAATTGTTGCAGTTACGATGAACACTGAGATGGACGAAGACACAGGGAATGGAGGATTTCGGAAACGCATGAAGCCatctgtatgtttttttttcttcttctgaatttGTCATTGATCtcgtgatgatgatgatgatttgtggTGGTGgatcttatttttttggattttgtccTGTGAAAATTTTTGATAGGATGAAGAAGGAAAAGGTGATTCGAGAGATGGTGGAATCAGTCTTGATAATACCATTGAGAATGAAGAAACTGAGACGAAACTTGTTGCTTCTGATGAGATGGAACTTAACATTGCTCAGATTCTCGACAAGATTGAGAGCTTCACACAAACTGTAAGCTGTGATTATTTCCATGACTGCTTAAGTTTTGGAAGAACTTTGATATGGTTACCAATATGTTCATCAATTGATGCTTCTTGTTGTGTAGGTTTCTAACTTGCTGGAAACTGGGAAGACAATGTTTAAGGAACTCAGTAACGAATTCGAAGAACGCTTGATCATGTGAGATTGAAACAGACTCTATAATGTTACTGCTGTGTATGTACCAATATGAGATGTTTATACCATTCATGATATATGAAACAGGATACACAGGGAACATGTTGAGAAATGGCAGGAGGAGATCAAGGAATTGCGTTTGCTTGATGCATCAAACGAGGAGACTACTTCCCTCTTACACAACGCTCGCTATCTGATTCATAATCCTAGCATTGAGCAATAAGGTAAACAATGTAAAACCCTATCAAGAAGTACTAGCAGCTATTATTAAGAACAGATTATCTTCTGTCTAATGGTGTAAGAAGCCATGTATTCTTACCTTAGATCAACATATGGTTGATTAGTTGGTTGGacaatttcaaaaactatatgatGTCTTGAAGGAAACAGAGAACTAGCTTATCATGAACACTCTCAGCTAAAGCCAGAATAGTGTTTGCTTCTTTGTTAGATTTTGGGGTGAATATATCTCATATATAAATTACTCGTATCTCTAGTTCGATCAAAACCAGTAACTCTCCATTCTCTTTGCAATTCGTGAATGTTGTTCTCAGTTCTTGTTTCAACTCAAATTTCCCAAAAATAACTCTCATGCAACCTTTTTCTGACCGTATTACTACTTTATAACCATATCTTTTTTTTCGCATGTTTATAATCATAAATCTTAGCATCTCTTACTTATATTTTAGCTCTAATTCTTTTATTCACCCTTGATTCTTCTTGTAGAAAtgctttttctttaatattaacattttaaaaataaattgtatttgtgAGCTGTAAAAAAAGTAGATGAACTGAAGTAGTAACAAAAGTTGAATAGTAGTAAAACTAAATTCAGAAAGGAGATATATACAGATATGGGACCAATcaataaataaagttataaacgGTTTATTCAATTAAATTCACTGGTAGGAAAAGTATGGGGTTGTTATTTATGAGAGCCAGCGTTTCTAGGTGTTAGCCAATATAGGAAGGAATCTTCTACCGTTGCTATGTGTCACAAAAACGACAAAACTTAGTGTCGGGTCGTTACCAAACTCTCTGGCTCAgctaaaaatatctttaaatcgCTAACGGCCCTGACCTTGTTTCCATGCCCCACTTCACATTTTCAGATAATGCCAAATTGTTGATTTTCGGTtcagtttttggtttctttttgttttccggTTTAATTGAAACACAAAGTTGACCGACGGGGAGAGAAAGTTTCATAAGagctcaaataaataaattattttgtttcattcgtAACGAAGATGTTTGAATTATACCATTAGGTGGAATGTCCATATCCCAATTCAACAACCAACTTCGGAGATAcctattaaaattattttaaattatcagAAGCATATCCTTATATATACAGCAGACTATGATATGTTGGCTGACAATAAATCATATGATTagttaaaataatcaaattccaACGGCTAGTTctcacatttttatatatatgtgaaaatagCTCTTAAGTTATTAACGAAATATAGAAGACGCCACATGGAGTGATAGGATCATAGGACATACATttaaatgctttttttttaataacaaaagtttataAGACTGGTAAACAAGCTGGCCACCGATAAGGAACCTTTGGGatttatctacaaaaaaagtCAATGATTTAGGCAGATAATACTTAATCCACTGGAccaaaattaactaattaagtaTTGTTATTTTAATCATCTAATTAGTTCATTGTATGTCAACATTCTTTTAGCCATTTAATAAAAAGTTACCTAAAATCATTGGGAAATTGCTTTTGTGATAGTAACAGATCTGGATGGTAATACGACAACAATTGAGAAAATTACAGTATATAGTTAACTACACGGTGTTGCATGAAACGAGTTTTCACTTCGCCCATTATACTGTAtattaatgtttgtttgtttgtgaattcttacatattcataatatatatgaagttaAGATATTATGAGTCGAATAATCTGTTTGCTCATCAATTGGAGATTACTTACTATAGTGTGGTTGGATCTGAgcataaaatatgatattggTGTGCAATAATCAACAAGTTGTGATGATTTATCAAATCCAGAAAGTATTAAGTATCGTATATG is drawn from Camelina sativa cultivar DH55 chromosome 8, Cs, whole genome shotgun sequence and contains these coding sequences:
- the LOC104708836 gene encoding uncharacterized protein LOC104708836; amino-acid sequence: MSGKSSARLEKSGKNKTISPVDTAGISNLFAQEGILATKHEILKENHENLLNDYKILEENFKHVNEMNEVMKLHLETPIKELEAKNQRLLDELEKERSETEEYKKEMKRMESEKETLINEMRVKNQELLTAKEKGEEKLKMMVDKYGALKERSSAAESQCSFLKSLFDANNHTSLGGCNDVSFTDEVTVVDDDHNVTGKNEEALAVDNHNNVTLTNEVIVVDDDNVTFKTEVIVVDGHNVNNTAADAIVISDESDAEDDNPTPRKSNIIPQWPVNIKQEPQSDVPNSSKANYVLSPSSSSSSSSSSDEYVSVQLPVKRSRDYYNKVLKTVNTEFEVEVAHS
- the LOC104708838 gene encoding uncharacterized protein LOC104708838, translated to MNTEMDEDTGNGGFRKRMKPSDEEGKGDSRDGGISLDNTIENEETETKLVASDEMELNIAQILDKIESFTQTVSNLLETGKTMFKELSNEFEERLIMIHREHVEKWQEEIKELRLLDASNEETTSLLHNARYLIHNPSIEQ